Sequence from the Leptospira montravelensis genome:
ATTTTCAAGTGATGGAAAAGGGAGTCGAAAATGCCGAAGAGACAAAAGATTACAAAACCATTTTACAGGAATTTTGCCAAAAGAAATGGAAAAAATTACCTGAATATTCTGTTATGAAAGAAGAGGGTCCTGACCACGACAAAGAGTTTTTAGTCTCTGTGGCCTGTGAAAATCATTTCCGAACCACTGGGGAAGGAAAAAACAAACGCCGTGCCGAACAGATGGCTGCAAAGGCAGCCTTACGTTATTTAAAAATACTATGATCGATTTTTTATTAAAATCCAAATCGATGAGAGTTCGTGTTGCAGCCCTCATCCAAGATCCAAAGGGAAAGATTTTGCTTGTACAACAGCAAAAAAAACAATCAGGTTATTGGCTTCTGCCTGGAGGTGGAATTGAATTTGGTGAGTCGGGAGAAGAAGCTCTCAAACGAGAACTAAACGAAGAGTTGTCTCTGGAAGTGAGCCAAATGGATTTTTTATTTTTAAACGAATCTATCGATCCAAATAAAAAACGCCACTTGATCCAAATTGTTTTTTTAACCAAGGTAAAAGATTTGTTACCTATTTTGAATCCAAAAGAAAAAGCAATTTCTGGATTCGGTTACTTTACAACGAAAGAAATTTTGTCTATGGACATTCGCCCTGATATTAAACATTACTTCCGAGCTAAAAGTACAAATAAACCTAGATATATTTCTAGCCCGTGGGTGAATGAACCATGAAGTTATCTGAATGTGAAATTATTGGGCAGGGGTTTCGTTACCCAATTGAATTACACGAAGACTTCCAAGGTCTGTCCGAAAAATTAAATTCCCTTCCCAAAGTTTCAAAGATTTATGTTCTAACCAGTCGCGAAATTGCTGGGATTTACGAAAAATATATTACTAAAGAACTAAATTCCCTAAACGTTCCTTTTTCTTTTATTTATTTAAAATCGGGCGAAAAGAACAAACACATTGACCGGGTAAAAAAAGTTTACAACCAACTCATTGAAACTGACGCCGATAGAAAATCGGTTGTGATCGCCTTCGGTGGTGGGGTGGTGGGTGACTTCGCTGGATTTATTGCTGCCACCTACCAAAGAGGAGTACGTTTTGTTCAAGTTCCTACTACACTTCTGGCATGTGTGGATTCCTCTGTGGGAGGAAAAGTCGCTGTCAATGTAGATTCAGGAAAAAACATGGTAGGTGCCTTTTACCAACCAGAATTTGTTTTTGCTCCTCTTTTTACTTTATCTACTTTACCAGAAAAGGAATGGAGTTGCGGGCTTGCGGAAATCGCAAAACACGCGTTTCTTGACGGTGGTGAATTTTTAAATAAAATAGCTGAATCGGAACGGGTCGATTATTCTGCAAATTCAGCAATCCTTCGTTATGCGATCGAAGAGTCGGTTCGGGTTAAATCTGGAATTGTTGCACAAGATGAAAAAGAATCTGGTTTACGTGCGGTTTTAAACTTAGGCCATACAACGGGACATGCGATTGAATCCTTAACCCAATACAAAAAATATTCACATGGAGAAGCAGTTGCCGTTGGGCTTGTGACTGCTTTACTATTGTCTTGTGAATTAGTCGGTTTTTCTGAATCAAATTTCCAAAAAGCAATTGCTTTGATGAAACGGTTGAAGTTACCAACTCGTTTGGAAGAAAAACCTGAAGAAATTCTAAAACATATGGAACATGATAAAAAAAAGGAAGGTTCTTCTTTAAAATTTGTTCTATTGGAAGATTTCGGGAAACCAAAATTTGGAGTATCTGTAGAACGAAAGAAAATTTTGGAAATTCTAAAACGTCAGAAAGGAAAGTTATAGAATGGGCGGAGGAAGTCTTAAAGAATTCTATTTGGATTTGAATCCATTAACTCTGTTACGAAATTCCAATCGTGACGTTGCAGAAACCATGATCCTTTTTGCTTATATGGTGGTTTTTGCCATATTTTCATATAAGATCACGATGATTCTCGTTGAGAGAATCAAACCTGCACCTGATGCCGTACACGAATACAATCGCCGGAAAGTGGCTCGAATGGGTTTCCTTTTGGTTTTTGGAATCGCCTACTTACCTTTAATTTTTTCCAGTTTATCACTTCTTCCTACCGTCCTTGGTCTAGCCGGTGCGGGGATTGTGATTTCACTGAAAGAAGTTTGGCTCAATATGGTGGGTTGGTTTATGATTATGGGCTCTAACGGATTTAAGGTGGGGGACCGAATTGAAATCGACAACATCAAAGGTGATGTGGTTAATATAGGTTTTTTTAAATTCACATTACTTGAAATTGCATCAGATCCAAGGTTTGAACAGTCCACAAATAGGCTCATTCATTTCCCTAATTATAACATTGTACTACACCGGTTTTTTATCGTTTCAGAAACTATGGATTTTGTTTGGGATGAGTTTAAGGTGTATTTGGAATTAAACTCCAATTGGGAAAAAGCTGAAAAAATTTGTTCTCAAATCCTTCATGAAGAATTGGTTTTGGCCCCTGAATTGGTAGAGTCAAAAATTCGCGAGATGTCAAAAAACTATCTTGTGAGACTTGGCAAAACAACTCCCATTGTGTATACTTCCTTAGAACCAGAAGGAACTATTTTAATGTGTTTAAGATATTTAACACCTATTAGGTCCAAACGTCTCAATCGAATCCTTATCTCCAAAGAAATTCTTACAAAGTTCAAAAATGAAAATGACATCTACATCCACTCCCATTAAAGATAATTCCATTTGGATCTTTGTATCCTTACTTTTATTAGTATTTTTATCCGGAATTGTTTTTGGCCCCTGCAAAGGTGGTAATACAAAACCAAAATCAATTCCTAAAGAAGCAGTTTATAATAAAAAAACAAATTACTATAGTTATACGAGCGATGGTATCAACCGAGAGTGGTTTGAAAATGGAAACTTAATTGCTGAGTTTCCTGTGAACTCCCTTGGGTTACCAGACGGTTATAGCAAAAAATTAAACTACCTGACGGGAATTACCATTATGGAAGGAAAATTTTCTAATGGAGACCGAGATGGCCTATGGAAGTTTTATTTTTCCGATGGTAAACTCTATATTGAACAAAACTACAAAGCAGGGAATCGCAAAAAACAACTTTGGATCCAAACGGCGGAACTTGGAAATGAAACAGGATCTTTTCAAAGATATTTTCACAGCGGTAGGTTGAACGAAAAAGGGTTTTTTGACGGCGGACTCCGCACTGGGGACTGGGTGCGTTATTATCCTGATACCAAAGTGGAAGAAAAAGGCAGTTATGATAATGATAAGAAAGTTGGAGAATGGTTTTATTATTATCCTACAGGAGCCAAAGAAGCTTCGGAAAATTATTCTGCTACAGGCGAACTCATTTCACGCACAACTTATTATCCGAATGGTGATGTTTGGTGTTTGGTGAAAAAAGGTAAAGAACCTGAGTGCCAATAGGCACTCAAAGATTTTAAAATTCTGTAGCTTTGCCAAAAAGACCTAAGTGGTTTTGAATTAGGTCTATATTAAATAGTAACAAACTAAATAAAAATGTTACAAACAGGACAATTAACACAGTGCTAAACGCTGCAAAAAAGCTATTCCTTAAAAATCTAAATTGTAAATAAGCAAAACTAACCGCTAGGTCTTTCCAATTGTTATTGTTTGGTTCTCCACCTACTTTTTTGTAATTGAAGATATAAAACAAAGATAACAGCCCGAGCAAAAAGAAAATAAAATAACTAAATTCAGTTACATAATGTTTTTGTAAGAGAAATAGTGGGATGTAAATTAAGTTCCCTATCAAAATTCCAATTAAAATGATAATGGCAACATGAAACACGGGTGCAAAGATCGAACCTGTTTTTGTATTGCTTGGTGATCTTCCCTCTTCTTCTAAGGAAGAGGAAAATTGTAGTGATTGAAATCCTTCAGCCAGTTCTTTGTTTTTTAGAATCAAACGGTAAGAGATAATGCTCAATATATAAGTGAAAACCAGAAAGGCAAAATAGAAGTAAGATAATACTTCCTTTTGTAACATTAAGTTGAGTTGGAAAAAAACTTTTGGAGCTAAAACAATAAAGGAAACTGGATAAAAAACATTAGTTAATGATTTATGAAACCAAACCCGGAAACCATATGAAACTGCTGTGGAAAAGGTTAATAACAGATAAAACAAATAGAATCCAAGCAGTAACTTTTGGCCTACAAGAACTCTTTTGATATTGTCTTTAGTTTCTTCTTGTTCTGTATCTACAGGAAGTTCTCTAGATTCTAAATCGACTAAAAATGTTTCTAAATAAGAAATTCGATTTAATACACCATTTTCAGAAATCACTTTTGGTCTCATTGACTCGACTGTCTGTTCAGAAGCGTCAGAAGATATAAAATCAGGAAATTGGAACGAATAATCAACAAATAGAGAATGAATGATTATGAGTGCAATGAATATAGGTGTAACGATTGGGAGGTTTTTTTTAAATTTTTCCATAGAGATTATAAAATTACAAAGATAGTCATCATACCAATGGCAAGAACAACTAACATGATTATATAGGGCCACAAATGAAAACTTTCATCTGCAGAAAGTGTTGGGTTTTGTTTTGCTTTTGAAACGGCAACAGTTGGTGAAGCAACAGAATTCATAATGTTGGCAGCACCTTGTTGGCTATCGGTTGTTTTGATTTTTACAGAGTTTTCCTCTTCGATGATTTTACCATAAATTTGTTCGTTGATTTTGATGACTACTTCCGAAAAATTCTTGTTATTCGATATGTTTACGATTTTGGCTGGGATCTGTTTAATGGCGCCAGATTCTTCTTTTAGTTCCAAAGTATTAATAATGGAATCAGTGATTCCATCTCCTGGCACCAAACGAATGTAAACATTGTCTCCTGCTTTGAGTTCCACAAGAGGAACACCGTTGACCGGGGAAAGTTGGAATTTGAATTGAACAATTTGTTTGTCAGCAGGGATCAAAAATCCAGAGGCTTGCGGGACCGGTGTTGGAGGAGGTGCTTCTTTTTTTGCAATTTCTTCCTCATCCACCGTGGTTTTTGTAATTTCACTTGGATCAATGAGTTCGAAATGAATTTCCACTTTTGGTTCAGAGTTTCCTGAGGTCCTTTTGTGAATTTCGCTAAAAACAAAGTCCAATCGATCCGTTAGGTTGTGATCCATATAGTGAAGAATCTCTTCCAAGAAACTTTCTGACCCAAATTTGGTTTTTATGAGTTCCTGAAGCGATTTGGTGATGTTTTTCTGTTGTTCCCCTTTGTAGATCACCCGTTGCGTACGGTTATAAAAGTCCTGGAATGTAGACCGAACAGGCAAAAGGGATAGTGGGCTTGTACACGAGACTCCCTCAAACTTCACCGATTTGGTTTCAACCGGGTCAATGACAGCAGCAATCATGGTATAGACCATATTGGCTTCGTCTCGAAGGTTTACTTTGACAGAATAATAGTTTGGTGTCTCAGGCATAAGGTTCTTTTTTGACAGTATCCATCTTTAGAAGAAAGCTGTCAAAAAGATTAGGTCATCATGGGAATTGTCTCTTTAATCACAATCCGTTACATCCGAGGGTCCAGAGTACTAGGATTCCTCTCTATCAAATCCAGGCTGTCGTTCATTGTTATGGCAGTCGGAGTGGGGCTTCTTGTCGTTGTCCTCTCCATTTTCAACGGATTCCAAAAACAAGTAAAAGAATCTCTCTGGCAAGGCGGGCCTCATATTACAATTGAGAACTCTTATGGGTCAGGGGCCATTTATGATTATGAAAAGGTCATCGCTCATCTAAAGTCAGATCCGAAACTGGCTGAATCGTTTGTTTCTGTGGAAGGAAACATAACGAGTCATGGACTCATTCAAAGTAATAATAACTTTAACCCCATTATGATTCGAGCGGTCCCCGTGGATTCGGTTGAAAAATTAGTGGAGAACGGGTTACCAAATTTTCCAAGAATCTTACAATATGACCGAGACGAAATCCAATCCATCAATACCAAAAAGTTGGTAGTGGTAGGAAAGGAAATGAGTGCCATTTATGGATATGGACTGGGTCGTGAAATTACGATGGCAGTACCTGGTGGAAGGTTTACTGTAGAACGTGGGGTCCAAGTCAACGTACAAACTTTTCGTTTGGTGGGACTTTTTAAAACGGGATATTATAATTACGATTCAAAATTTGTATTTTTGTCTCTCCCACAAGCCCAAGAATTTTTTAAAATGAAAGGGGCTGTCAATCAAGTTGCCATTAAGGTTCGTTCTCTTGATGATTTAAAAGTCACTAAACAAAGAATCTTATCCAGGTTAAACGAAGATAATTGGAATCAGAAAATCCAAGATGAAACTTCCTGGTCAGTAAGAACCATTGCCGAAGAACAGGAAAACTTTTTAGCGGCACTTAGACTTGAAAAAACAATCATCTCCATCATTGTGTTTCTTTTCATAGTTCTTGCGGCACTGGGAATGGTGGCAACAGTTCACTCACTCATTCGTGCGAAACGTAGATCCATAGGAACCTTAAAAGCACTTGGACTTGCCTCCAATGATATCCTTTTGATTTTTACATTGAATGCAATGATCGTGGGAATATTGTCATCGCTTGTAGGTGGGATGACTGGAATCTTTATTGCTACCAAGTTAGAAGTCATCATCAATATCATTTCTGAAATCATTAATGGGATCGGTGGTTTACTAAATCCTGGAGATTGGGATCCTGTGGAACTTGTACCAAAAGATATTTATTACTTCGATCATATCCCAGTAGATATTGATATTTCCTTTATCTTTATGGTCACAACGGCAGCAACCATCCTCTCTGGGCTTGCTGGTTATTTTCCGGCACGTATGGCGGCCAATCTAAATCCTGTGGATACAATACGAAATGACTAATATGAATGTAAAACCAACTGTTTCGGTTCGCAAGTTAGAAAAATACTATCAGGTTGTGGACAAAAAATACCATATCATCTCTGGCTTAGATTTTGAAGTGATGCCAGGAGAAATCGTTTCTGTAGAAGGTGCTTCCGGTGTTGGTAAATCTACACTTTTGAATATTCTAGGTGCTATGGATTCGTTTGACGACGGTGAGGTGGAAGTTTGTGGTGTTTCCTTAAAAAACTTAAATGAAAAACAAAGGGAAAGTTTTCGTGCAGAAAAAATTTCCTTTATCTTCCAACAACATCTTTTGTTGCCTGACTTTACTGCCTTGGAAAATGTAATGATGCCACTTCTCATTGCAAGAATGAATCCAGGTTTGGCTAAACAACAAGCTACTGAAATTTTAAGGAAAGTAGGGCTTGGGGAAAGAACAGAAAGTTTTCCCTCGCAACTTTCTGGGGGAGAAAGTGCTAGAGTTGGTGTGGCAAGGGCTCTTGTGGGTAGAAGACAACTTATTTTGGCTGATGAACCAACAGGAAACTTGGATCGTGATAACTCACGTCATTTGATGGATCTCATTAAAGAACTGCAGAATGAATTTAAATTTTCTTTGATTCTTGTCACTCATGACTTGGAACTTGCCTCTATGGCACACAAACGAAATCGAATTGTGTCGGGACAGCTAACTCCCGTTACTTAGAATGAACTTTTGTCGTTTTTGCGGAACCAAAGAAATTCAGTTTCGTAAAAGCGGCAAATTTGGTTGTGTTCACTGTATACAAGTTTTTAAATATCCTATCCTTCAAAAACCCAAAATCATCCCCAAAAATGTAATGGAAGGTTTAGAGAGTTTTGTAAAAGAAAATTCTAAGTTTATCAATTTATTATCTTTTCGAACTCGCATCACAAGAAACCTAAAATCAAATCTTTTTCCATTTTACGATTCCATATTTACAAAATCCAAGCAGTTGTTAGCTGAGAATGGAATGGATTTTTGGCTATATCCTTCCGAATTGTACCAGTCAAACCCGGGTGAAAACTGTGAAGTAAAAATGGGTTTTTATTTAGGTTCCGAAGATCATATTCGTTGGGAAAAAATGGTTTCGGTTTCACACCGAATCCCCCAAGAATCACCGCTTGAAAAAAAGACCAAAAATCAAATCTTTCGTTTTTTACTGCAAAAAACCAATTGGGCGGTATTTCCCAAGATAGGGTTTATTTCCTCTTGCCCTACCAATTTAGGCCTGGGAAGGCGGGACTCAGTCCTTGTGGAATTGGATCCGGGAATCAGTCCCAGGTTTTTTTCAATTTTGCAAACTCTCACCGAATTTGGTATAGAATTTGCTCCTTCCTCCGATCATAGTTTTAGGAAGATCGGAGAAAACCCGGGTCTTGTCGTAAAAATCTCGTGGAAGAACGCTCGTGCGGTCCAAA
This genomic interval carries:
- a CDS encoding NUDIX domain-containing protein; this translates as MIDFLLKSKSMRVRVAALIQDPKGKILLVQQQKKQSGYWLLPGGGIEFGESGEEALKRELNEELSLEVSQMDFLFLNESIDPNKKRHLIQIVFLTKVKDLLPILNPKEKAISGFGYFTTKEILSMDIRPDIKHYFRAKSTNKPRYISSPWVNEP
- the aroB gene encoding 3-dehydroquinate synthase, whose protein sequence is MKLSECEIIGQGFRYPIELHEDFQGLSEKLNSLPKVSKIYVLTSREIAGIYEKYITKELNSLNVPFSFIYLKSGEKNKHIDRVKKVYNQLIETDADRKSVVIAFGGGVVGDFAGFIAATYQRGVRFVQVPTTLLACVDSSVGGKVAVNVDSGKNMVGAFYQPEFVFAPLFTLSTLPEKEWSCGLAEIAKHAFLDGGEFLNKIAESERVDYSANSAILRYAIEESVRVKSGIVAQDEKESGLRAVLNLGHTTGHAIESLTQYKKYSHGEAVAVGLVTALLLSCELVGFSESNFQKAIALMKRLKLPTRLEEKPEEILKHMEHDKKKEGSSLKFVLLEDFGKPKFGVSVERKKILEILKRQKGKL
- a CDS encoding mechanosensitive ion channel family protein; this translates as MGGGSLKEFYLDLNPLTLLRNSNRDVAETMILFAYMVVFAIFSYKITMILVERIKPAPDAVHEYNRRKVARMGFLLVFGIAYLPLIFSSLSLLPTVLGLAGAGIVISLKEVWLNMVGWFMIMGSNGFKVGDRIEIDNIKGDVVNIGFFKFTLLEIASDPRFEQSTNRLIHFPNYNIVLHRFFIVSETMDFVWDEFKVYLELNSNWEKAEKICSQILHEELVLAPELVESKIREMSKNYLVRLGKTTPIVYTSLEPEGTILMCLRYLTPIRSKRLNRILISKEILTKFKNENDIYIHSH
- a CDS encoding toxin-antitoxin system YwqK family antitoxin, whose protein sequence is MTSTSTPIKDNSIWIFVSLLLLVFLSGIVFGPCKGGNTKPKSIPKEAVYNKKTNYYSYTSDGINREWFENGNLIAEFPVNSLGLPDGYSKKLNYLTGITIMEGKFSNGDRDGLWKFYFSDGKLYIEQNYKAGNRKKQLWIQTAELGNETGSFQRYFHSGRLNEKGFFDGGLRTGDWVRYYPDTKVEEKGSYDNDKKVGEWFYYYPTGAKEASENYSATGELISRTTYYPNGDVWCLVKKGKEPECQ
- a CDS encoding LIC_10230 family protein is translated as MEKFKKNLPIVTPIFIALIIIHSLFVDYSFQFPDFISSDASEQTVESMRPKVISENGVLNRISYLETFLVDLESRELPVDTEQEETKDNIKRVLVGQKLLLGFYLFYLLLTFSTAVSYGFRVWFHKSLTNVFYPVSFIVLAPKVFFQLNLMLQKEVLSYFYFAFLVFTYILSIISYRLILKNKELAEGFQSLQFSSSLEEEGRSPSNTKTGSIFAPVFHVAIIILIGILIGNLIYIPLFLLQKHYVTEFSYFIFFLLGLLSLFYIFNYKKVGGEPNNNNWKDLAVSFAYLQFRFLRNSFFAAFSTVLIVLFVTFLFSLLLFNIDLIQNHLGLFGKATEF
- a CDS encoding ABC transporter permease; translation: MGIVSLITIRYIRGSRVLGFLSIKSRLSFIVMAVGVGLLVVVLSIFNGFQKQVKESLWQGGPHITIENSYGSGAIYDYEKVIAHLKSDPKLAESFVSVEGNITSHGLIQSNNNFNPIMIRAVPVDSVEKLVENGLPNFPRILQYDRDEIQSINTKKLVVVGKEMSAIYGYGLGREITMAVPGGRFTVERGVQVNVQTFRLVGLFKTGYYNYDSKFVFLSLPQAQEFFKMKGAVNQVAIKVRSLDDLKVTKQRILSRLNEDNWNQKIQDETSWSVRTIAEEQENFLAALRLEKTIISIIVFLFIVLAALGMVATVHSLIRAKRRSIGTLKALGLASNDILLIFTLNAMIVGILSSLVGGMTGIFIATKLEVIINIISEIINGIGGLLNPGDWDPVELVPKDIYYFDHIPVDIDISFIFMVTTAATILSGLAGYFPARMAANLNPVDTIRND
- a CDS encoding ABC transporter ATP-binding protein, with translation MTNMNVKPTVSVRKLEKYYQVVDKKYHIISGLDFEVMPGEIVSVEGASGVGKSTLLNILGAMDSFDDGEVEVCGVSLKNLNEKQRESFRAEKISFIFQQHLLLPDFTALENVMMPLLIARMNPGLAKQQATEILRKVGLGERTESFPSQLSGGESARVGVARALVGRRQLILADEPTGNLDRDNSRHLMDLIKELQNEFKFSLILVTHDLELASMAHKRNRIVSGQLTPVT
- a CDS encoding ATP--guanido phosphotransferase; translated protein: MNFCRFCGTKEIQFRKSGKFGCVHCIQVFKYPILQKPKIIPKNVMEGLESFVKENSKFINLLSFRTRITRNLKSNLFPFYDSIFTKSKQLLAENGMDFWLYPSELYQSNPGENCEVKMGFYLGSEDHIRWEKMVSVSHRIPQESPLEKKTKNQIFRFLLQKTNWAVFPKIGFISSCPTNLGLGRRDSVLVELDPGISPRFFSILQTLTEFGIEFAPSSDHSFRKIGENPGLVVKISWKNARAVQKRQLYKILGLRGSL